The segment CCTCCCATTTTTTCGCCATCAGCCTCAAAAAATGCATAGCCGTCTTTTTCAAAAGTCACAAAACCTATATCGCCTTTATCCTCGCCTTTCCACGTTCCAAAGATGGAGATTTCAGAAATTGAGGGGTTGAATGATAAAAGTGGAAGGATGCACAGTAATATTAGGAACTTTTTCATGATTGACAGTTCAAGGATATATAATTAGTTAGAAATTTATAAATCGTGTGTTGCGTCCAGTATTGAAACTGCCTAACTCATTTATTTTGGTATTAAACGCAAAGCTTCTTTATGACTTAGAGGACTTAAATTTGTTTTTGCAACGAATTCGATAACCCAAGATGGATTTGTTCTACTGTATTCGCGCAAAATCCATCCAATAGCTTTATTGATAAAGAACTCTTTTGAGCCCAAAAGCGAATTGATGATATATGCTAACAACACAGTATCTAAGTCATCTTTATATTTTAATTGAAATAAAATAGCACAACGCTGCAACCAGATGTTATCTGATATAAGCCATTTATCGATGTATACTTGTCGTAATTCTGGATGCAATTTGAAGTAGTGCCCCATAAGATTATTAGCAATAAAATCTACAGTATCCCACCATGATTTGTGGGTAACCATATGTTCATAGAGTTCAATGTCTTTTACAGCTATATGCTTGACATATTTGTTAGCGAATTCCTGAGCAGCATATTGACATTCACGCTGGGGTTGTTGCCATAATTGGTATACAATAGCCTCTAGTTCAGACTTAGGGGGCAATGCTTTAGCGCTTAAAAAGGGCTTTTGAATTTCTTTTCTTAGCGTAGATTTAAGACCGAAAAATTCAAACTGATTACGCATGTATGCTTTTTGTTGTTGAGCAATGTCGGGATTAGTATGGTGTTGAAATTGTTCAATAAGCCGTTCGATAATTTTCATTAGTTATTATGTGGTGGCCTGTTCTGCCATTATATGGTCTAGTTTTTTATCTTTTTTCTTACTTAGATAACGACGTAATACACCACCTTTAACGCTGTTTACATCAAATTCTACAATAAAGGCCTCATCATCAATTTTTGAAATGATGCGATAAATCTTCTTGATATCAATACGATTAATGATGGTATGTATGATGTCAAAATTTTCAATTTCTCCGGTACTTCCGAAGCCACGCCCACCTTTATAGACGGTCATACCAGCTCCCAACTCTTTAATAATTGCAATTTTGATGGCATCATATTCTTTTGAAACGATAGTTACACCAATAAAATCTTCAAAGCCCTCTATGATTAAATCGGTAACTTTGGCCGTTACAATATAGGTAAGAATAGAGTACATAGCGATTTCAGTTGAGATTGTAATTGCTACAACGGCGAATAAAATCACGTTAAACACCAGAATAACCTTACCAATACTAATGCCAAAGCGGTCGTTAATAAAGACACCTAAAATTTCCGACCCATCCAATACAGAGCCATTTCTTATGGCAATTCCAATTCCTGCACCTAAAAAAAGTCCTCCAAAAATGGAAATTAAAAACTTGTCATCGGTTATGGTGTCAAAGTTTTCAAAGTGAATAAATAAGGCCAGTCCAATGATACTCACTATAGATTTTAAAATAATACGTTTAGAAACCGTAAAATACCCTAATACGAGAAATGGAATACTGAACGCTACGAGGAGATATGATAT is part of the Formosa sp. Hel1_31_208 genome and harbors:
- a CDS encoding DNA alkylation repair protein, with translation MKIIERLIEQFQHHTNPDIAQQQKAYMRNQFEFFGLKSTLRKEIQKPFLSAKALPPKSELEAIVYQLWQQPQRECQYAAQEFANKYVKHIAVKDIELYEHMVTHKSWWDTVDFIANNLMGHYFKLHPELRQVYIDKWLISDNIWLQRCAILFQLKYKDDLDTVLLAYIINSLLGSKEFFINKAIGWILREYSRTNPSWVIEFVAKTNLSPLSHKEALRLIPK
- a CDS encoding YitT family protein codes for the protein MQSKRVQFIKLASEYFQIAIGIVSASIGLKAFLLPNGFMDGGVTGIALLVNRFVDLNISYLLVAFSIPFLVLGYFTVSKRIILKSIVSIIGLALFIHFENFDTITDDKFLISIFGGLFLGAGIGIAIRNGSVLDGSEILGVFINDRFGISIGKVILVFNVILFAVVAITISTEIAMYSILTYIVTAKVTDLIIEGFEDFIGVTIVSKEYDAIKIAIIKELGAGMTVYKGGRGFGSTGEIENFDIIHTIINRIDIKKIYRIISKIDDEAFIVEFDVNSVKGGVLRRYLSKKKDKKLDHIMAEQATT